Proteins found in one Wenzhouxiangella sp. XN201 genomic segment:
- a CDS encoding iron ABC transporter permease: protein MPAIAEAIHQRLWPRADRRWLIGPLLLLVGIPLLMLLASWAQPQPDIWQHLSKYLLPRLIGHTALMMVVVGLGVAVLGVGLAWLSACCDFPLRRILDPLLVMPLAFPTYVLAFIYLGMLDYAGPVQTFWRDTFGSSPALFEAFSRPGGVLFILVLAFYPYVYLLARAAFVSGGLAAFEASRSLGQGPLRTFFRVSLPMARPALVAGLALALMETLADFGAVSIYGFDTFTTAIYRTWLGMFNLTAAVQLASILMLFVLLLVGVERLSRNARSTQAERRPTGHRIRLKGLRGWAATAAQITVLMLGVVLPLIQLLVWAWPQLSGLADPRLVRVVANTMVLGMTGALAVVAGGILLLVSTHRASRRQQLLGEMAALGYAIPGTVLAVAIMFAFLRLDQLAGTALAGGMSALVIAYLVRFVRVAWGPLDGVASRIRPHYVEVARSLGVPRWYRLWRVNLPLLWPGLVTAFLLALVEVAKEMPATLVLRPFGWETLAVRIYELTAEGQWEMAAVPALLLVILGAIPVTVLIRSGRVRAI, encoded by the coding sequence GTGCCGGCTATCGCTGAGGCGATTCACCAACGGCTCTGGCCGCGGGCCGATCGGCGCTGGCTGATCGGCCCGTTACTGTTGCTGGTCGGCATCCCGCTGCTGATGCTGCTGGCCAGCTGGGCCCAGCCCCAGCCCGATATCTGGCAGCACCTTTCGAAATACCTGCTACCGCGCCTGATCGGTCACACCGCCCTGATGATGGTCGTCGTCGGCCTCGGTGTGGCCGTCCTCGGCGTCGGCCTGGCCTGGTTGTCGGCCTGCTGCGACTTTCCGCTGCGTCGAATTCTCGACCCGCTGCTGGTGATGCCGCTGGCCTTTCCCACCTACGTGCTGGCCTTCATCTACCTGGGCATGCTCGACTACGCCGGTCCGGTGCAGACCTTCTGGCGGGATACATTCGGTTCCTCTCCGGCCCTGTTCGAGGCATTCAGTCGTCCCGGTGGCGTCCTGTTCATCCTGGTGCTGGCCTTCTATCCCTACGTCTACCTGCTGGCCCGGGCGGCCTTCGTGAGTGGCGGGCTGGCCGCCTTCGAGGCGTCTCGCAGCCTTGGTCAGGGGCCGCTACGCACATTTTTTCGCGTCAGCCTGCCGATGGCTCGCCCCGCGCTCGTGGCCGGACTGGCGCTGGCGTTGATGGAGACCCTCGCCGATTTCGGTGCAGTCTCGATCTACGGCTTTGATACCTTCACGACAGCCATTTATCGCACCTGGCTGGGCATGTTCAATCTCACAGCGGCGGTGCAACTGGCCTCCATCCTGATGCTGTTCGTGCTGCTTCTGGTCGGCGTGGAGCGGCTCAGCCGCAATGCCCGCAGTACTCAGGCCGAACGCCGCCCCACCGGTCACCGAATCCGCTTGAAAGGCCTGCGCGGCTGGGCGGCGACCGCGGCGCAGATCACGGTGCTCATGCTCGGCGTCGTGCTGCCGCTCATTCAACTGCTTGTCTGGGCCTGGCCGCAGTTGTCCGGACTGGCCGACCCGCGCCTGGTCCGGGTGGTCGCCAATACCATGGTGCTCGGCATGACCGGAGCGCTGGCCGTGGTCGCCGGCGGCATCCTGCTGCTGGTCTCGACGCACCGGGCGTCGCGTCGGCAGCAACTGCTTGGCGAAATGGCGGCACTTGGCTACGCCATTCCGGGGACCGTGCTGGCCGTGGCGATCATGTTCGCCTTTTTGCGGCTGGATCAGCTGGCCGGTACCGCCCTGGCCGGCGGCATGAGTGCGCTGGTGATCGCCTACCTGGTCCGCTTCGTGCGCGTCGCCTGGGGTCCGCTCGATGGCGTGGCGTCACGCATTCGTCCGCATTATGTCGAGGTGGCGCGCAGTCTCGGTGTGCCGCGCTGGTACCGGCTGTGGCGCGTCAACCTGCCCCTGCTCTGGCCCGGCCTGGTCACCGCTTTCCTGCTGGCGCTGGTCGAAGTGGCAAAGGAAATGCCGGCCACGCTGGTGTTGCGGCCCTTCGGCTGGGAAACCCTGGCCGTGCGCATCTACGAATTGACCGCCGAGGGGCAGTGGGAAATGGCGGCGGTTCCGGCTTTGCTGCTGGTCATTCTCGGCGCCATTCCGGTCACCGTGTTGATCCGTTCGGGGCGGGTCCGGGCGATATAA
- the gcvT gene encoding glycine cleavage system aminomethyltransferase GcvT, translating into MSSRTPLHEAHLAADGKMVDFAGWELPIHYGSQMEEHKAVREAAGMFDVSHMTVVDIQGAQAREFLRRLLANDVDKLSERGQALYGCMLDERGGVLDDLITYWLDDNFYRTVVNAATRENDLAWMRRVAEDFDVEVIERDDLAMIAVQGPEAREKVIDVLGARDAESLKPFRATTHGDYFIARTGYTGEDGFEVLMPAGEAEGFWQALMEVGVRPCGLGARDSLRLEAGLNLYGQDMDTTTTPLESNLGWTVAFEPDDRDFIGRRALAVQKSDGVPRQLVGLVLGRGGIPRTGAKVHTTAGEGQVTSGVFGPTTQCPVALARIPAGEFDEVEVELRGKRLTARVVKPPFVRQGKVRI; encoded by the coding sequence ATGAGTTCAAGAACCCCGCTGCATGAAGCGCACCTCGCCGCCGACGGCAAGATGGTCGATTTCGCCGGCTGGGAACTGCCGATTCACTACGGCTCGCAGATGGAAGAGCACAAGGCGGTCCGGGAGGCCGCCGGGATGTTCGACGTTTCGCACATGACGGTGGTCGATATCCAGGGCGCCCAGGCGCGTGAATTTCTGCGTCGCCTGCTGGCCAACGACGTCGACAAGCTTTCCGAGCGTGGCCAGGCGCTCTACGGCTGCATGCTCGACGAACGTGGCGGTGTGCTCGACGACCTGATCACCTACTGGCTCGACGACAACTTCTACCGCACGGTGGTCAATGCGGCCACGCGTGAAAACGACCTGGCCTGGATGCGACGGGTGGCCGAGGATTTCGACGTCGAGGTGATCGAGCGCGACGATCTGGCGATGATCGCCGTCCAGGGTCCGGAAGCGCGCGAGAAGGTCATCGATGTGCTGGGCGCGCGCGACGCCGAGTCGCTCAAGCCTTTCCGCGCAACCACGCATGGCGACTATTTCATCGCCCGTACCGGCTACACCGGTGAGGATGGTTTCGAGGTGCTGATGCCGGCCGGCGAGGCCGAAGGGTTCTGGCAGGCGCTGATGGAAGTCGGAGTCCGGCCCTGTGGACTGGGCGCACGCGACAGCTTGCGCCTGGAGGCAGGCCTGAATCTGTACGGCCAGGACATGGACACGACCACCACACCGCTGGAATCCAATCTCGGCTGGACCGTGGCCTTCGAGCCGGACGACCGCGACTTCATCGGCCGCCGGGCGCTGGCGGTACAGAAGTCAGACGGCGTGCCGCGTCAACTGGTCGGCCTGGTACTGGGTCGCGGCGGCATTCCCCGCACGGGTGCGAAAGTGCATACGACAGCCGGCGAAGGGCAGGTGACAAGTGGCGTGTTCGGCCCCACCACGCAGTGCCCGGTAGCTTTGGCGCGCATCCCGGCGGGCGAGTTTGATGAAGTCGAGGTCGAACTGCGCGGCAAGCGACTGACGGCCCGCGTGGTCAAGCCGCCGTTCGTTCGCCAAGGGAAGGTGAGGATCTAG
- a CDS encoding asparaginase domain-containing protein, which yields MNRLHILTTGGTIDKIYYDDKSDYQIGEPEISRILKAMNVAFDWEIRALMRKDSLDMGEADRSLIRQAVMSSDEGHYLITHGTDTMVETAATLGDVGERVIVLTGALNPARFIDSDAVFNIGCAVGAVQALPPGVWIAMNGRIWDPKTVRKNRDANRFEAIE from the coding sequence TTGAACAGGCTTCACATCCTCACCACCGGCGGCACGATCGACAAGATCTACTACGACGACAAGTCCGACTACCAGATCGGCGAGCCGGAGATCAGCCGCATCCTCAAGGCCATGAACGTGGCCTTCGACTGGGAAATCCGGGCACTCATGCGCAAGGATTCGCTCGATATGGGCGAGGCGGATCGAAGCTTGATCCGACAGGCGGTGATGAGCAGCGATGAAGGTCACTACCTGATCACCCACGGCACCGACACCATGGTGGAAACCGCCGCCACCCTCGGCGATGTAGGCGAGCGGGTGATCGTGCTGACCGGAGCGCTCAATCCCGCACGCTTCATTGATTCCGATGCGGTGTTCAACATCGGCTGCGCGGTCGGCGCCGTGCAGGCCCTGCCGCCGGGCGTGTGGATCGCCATGAACGGCCGCATCTGGGATCCGAAGACCGTGCGCAAGAACCGCGACGCCAATCGGTTCGAGGCGATTGAGTAG
- a CDS encoding DUF2069 domain-containing protein — protein MISLKTCRYTLPAVIALQPLWFFWLSPPEIMPPWLATAVMSLPLLPTLPGVWLLKKRPLVIAGCILLLHFCLAVSEAWVSPAARVPALIQIGLIVLYVTGLSALRWGRQAP, from the coding sequence ATGATCAGCCTGAAAACCTGCCGCTATACGTTGCCGGCCGTGATCGCGCTGCAGCCCCTCTGGTTCTTCTGGCTGAGCCCCCCGGAAATCATGCCGCCCTGGCTCGCCACCGCTGTGATGAGCCTGCCGCTGCTGCCCACCCTGCCCGGGGTCTGGTTGCTCAAAAAACGCCCGCTGGTCATCGCCGGCTGTATCCTGCTTCTGCATTTCTGCCTGGCCGTGTCCGAAGCCTGGGTCAGCCCCGCAGCCCGCGTACCGGCGTTGATCCAGATCGGCCTGATCGTGCTTTACGTCACTGGGCTGAGTGCCCTGCGCTGGGGCCGGCAAGCACCCTGA